The sequence TATATATCCTTCTGGATATAAATTTATAGAGTTTAAAAGTTTTAAACCTTCTCTTAATCTATTTTCAAACTCTTTTAGTGAGAGATTTAAAACCTCCCCCTCCCCTGATGTAAATAATCTATTTTTTATATTAAAGATGTTAACTTTATCTGCTTTATGGTAAAAACCATGAAGTATTATTTCTCTATTAGGTATTATATCCTTTAAATAATCTTTAATTTCTAAAATATCTTCTTTATTATGATACTTAGGAATTAATAAAAGAGATATTTTCTTTATTCCTAAATCTTCAAGAAAAAATATTATTTTAATAACATTTTCCATATTAGTTTTTGTAATATCATGGATTGATATATTAAATTTTTTCATATAGATATATTAATTATGTTTTATTAAGTTTTTATTAAGATTCTATTAAGTTTTTTTAATTTTTGAGAATATTAGATTTAAAGTTTATAATTATTACCTAAGCTAATTTTTAAAAGAGGGAAAAATTGAAACAAAAGTTAAAAAACCCCTTTACACTTATAATATTATTAATGATAGTTTCTTCTATTCCATTTTTAGCTTTATTTTTTGATAGACTTTTGTTAAAGCTTAGTTATTCTTCCCTTTTTTATATTGAAATTTTTGCTGCTATAATTTTTATATCAGCAGGATTTATTTTTTCTTATCTTTTTATAAAAAAATAATAGAGGTGGATTAACATGATTAAAAAAGCTGTTTTGTTTTCAAGTATTATATTTTTAACAACAAGTTGCGTCCAAGATAAAACTGTAATAACTTTACAAAATCAGATTATAGAGATAAAAAAAGAGGTTAAACAACTAAAAAAACATCAACTTCAATTAGAATCAAAAACAGATGATTTAGCAAATAAATTAGATGAAGTTTCTAATAAAGCTACAAAAAATGAATTAGAAATACAAAAATTAAAACTTTCTTATAAACCTCCTAAAAATCCACCTTTAGAAGGACAGGAAAAAGTAAAAACCCCTCAAAATTCTGAAGATATTTATGACAAAGCTTTAGACCTTTATTATGAAGGAAAATTAGAAGAAGCAAAAAAAGAACTTAAAAGATTTTTAAATACAAGTAGCAAAGATAGTAAATATTATGATAATGCATTATTTTGGCTTGGACAGATTTATTATACAGAAGGACAGTATGACAAAGCAATTAATACTTTTGAAAATTTAATAAATGAATGTGAAACTGGACAATTAAAAGATTGTAATAAAATTCCTGATACCTTATTAAAATTAGCTTATTCTTATCTAAAAATAGGGGAAAAAGAAAAAGCTATAAAATACTTAAAACAACTTTTAGATAAATATCCAGACAGTGATCAAGCTAAAATAGCAAAGAAAAAATTAGAGGTATTAGATGAATCTTTATAAAATACCTAATCATATAGCAATTATAATGGATGGGAATGGAAGATGGGCCAAAAGAAGAGGACTTCCAAGATATATAGGTCATAGGGAAGGAGCTAAAGCAGTAGAAAGGGTTATTGATTATGCATTAGAATTTGGCATTAAGTATTTAACACTTTTTGCATTTTCAACAGAAAACTGGGAAAGACCAAAAGAAGAAGTTGAAGCTATAATGTCTTTACTTATTGAGTATATAAATAAAAAAGTTCCTTACTTAATTGAAAGAGATATAAGACTTAGATTCGTAGGAAGAAGAGAAGATCTTCCAGATATGATTTTAAATACAGTTGAAGAAGGTGAAAGACTTACAAAAAATGGTAAAAAAATGCAGTTAGTGATAGCTTTAAACTATAGTGGGAGAGCAGAAATTGTAGATGCAGTAAATAAAGCTATAAAAGAAGGTAAAGAAATAACAGAAGAAGATTTCCCTAAATTTTTGTATCTTCCAGATTTACCTGATCCTGATTTATTGATAAGGACAAGTGGTGAGCAAAGAATATCTAACTTTTTACTTTGGCAGATAGCTTATTCTGAATTTTATTTTACAGAAGTACTTTGGCCAGATTTTGATAAAGAAGAGTTTTTAAAAGCTTTATATGAGTATCAAAATAGAGAAAGAAGATTTGGAAAGGTTTCAACTCAGTGAGTAATCTTATAAAAAGAGTTATATCTGCTATAGTTTTAGGTGCTATTGCTATTTTAGGTGTTTTATATTTAAATAAAATAATTTTTTTTATTATTGTATCTATTGTTTCAGCATTAGCTGGCTGGGAAATTGCAAACTTAATTTCTAAAAAAATAGGAAATATAAATAGTATCTTTTTTTCATTTATTGCTTTTATAAGTAGTTTGTCTTTATTTTTTATATCTCCTTTTTTATCTATATTAATCATTTTTATTTATGGATTTTATATTGCAAATAAATATTGGAATATTGATTTATTAGCTTATATAACTTTTGGATTAGTATATTCTTCTTTTTTTATATCTTCTTTAGGATTTTTATTTGAGATTGATAGATATATACTTTTTATCCTTTTTGCTACTGTATGGGCTGGAGATTCTTTGGCTTATTTTATTGGTAAAAATTTTGGTAAACATAAACTTGCCCCAAAACTTTCCCCTAAAAAAACTATAGAAGGTGCTATTGGAAGTACAGTTGGTTCTTTGTTTTTTGGTGGATTAACCGCTTATTACTTTAATCATTTAGAAGCAATAATTCCTATTTTTATTGGAGCTATATTAATGCAGATAGGGGATTTATTTGAAAGTTTTATAAAAAGACAGGTAGGTGTTAAAGATTCTTCAAATATAATCCCAGGACATGGAGGTATTCTTGATAGAATAGATGGCCTTATATTTGCAAGTGTTACTTTTTTAATTTTTTATCAGATTTATTAAAGGATTAAATCCTCAAGATAATCTACATCTAAAATCTCTATTTTTCCTCTTTCTGTATTAACTATACCTTCTTTTTTCCATTTACTAATTACTCTTATAGCTGTTTCTACTGTTGTTCCTGCCATTTCTGCAATATCTTGTCTTGTAATAGGTGCTTCTATTATTAAATGTCCATCTTTTTCTTTTCCTATTTTTTTAGATAAATCTAAAAGAAGACTTGCTATTCTTCCTTCTACTTTTTCTGCTGCTAAACTTTTTAGCCTTTCATAAGCTTCAAGTAATTTTTTAGATGCATCACATGTTATTTTTACTGCTATTGCTGGATATTTTGTTAAAAGTCTTAAAAAGTCAGTATTTGATATATGAAGAACCTTACTATCCACTAAAGCTTGAGCTGTATAAGTACTTTCTGGTTTTGACTCTCCAAGAACAAGCCACCCAAAAACTTCCTTTGGTGTAGCAAGTCTAAGAATAACTGTTTTTCCATCTGCAGTTTCTTTTGTTAATTTTATAATTCCATCTACTACTATATATATTCCCGGATTTTCATCTCCTTCAAAAAATATATAATCTCCTTTTTTATAATCTTCTTCATAGAAATATTTAGATATCTCTTTTATTTCTTCATCTTTTAATCCTTCAAATAAATAAATCTGTTTTAAAAACTCTATTTTATCCATTTGTTTCTCCATTTATGGTTTTGTTCCTCCTAAGGCTCCTAACATATATTTAAGATAATTATCTGTAAATTGAAGTCCACCACCTATATAAAATCCTCTATTTTTTTCAGCAATTAAATCAGAACCACCAAATTTAACAAAAAATGGTGTTTTACCGAATTTATAATATATACCAGCATCAAATTCAGGTTTATCTGTGCCATAAGTTTCATATTCTCTATTAAATTTATAAAGATCTGTTGTAATTCTGAAATTTTTAGTAAACCACCAATCTAAACCACCTGCTCCTGTATTTTCTTTTAAACCAGCTCTTACCCATAAATTACCATATTTTGTTTCCCATAATCTTCTTGCATACTGAATATCAAATAAAATACCATAATCTTTTTTTGTTTCACGTTTTGTGGTACCATTTTGAGTATATTCATTAATTTCACTAATAGAACCATTAGAGTTAGAAAGAAGTCCTACATAAATATATCTATCATTTTTAGGGAAAAGAGATACAGATATCCCTGCTTTATCATCTTTATTTCCAGTATGATGTTCTCCATACATAGATATTTCTAAGTTTGATTCATCTATAATTTTGAATGGTTTTGATATTGATTTAACACCTTCATTTACATTATTATATAAACTATCATCATTTACAAGTTTTCCTACTGTTCCTTTACCTTTATCTATTTTTGCAAGTATTTTATCTAGCTTTTCTGTTGCTTTTTTTATGTTTTCTAAGGATTTTCTTATATTATCTTTATTTTCTCCAAGTATATCTTTTGCTTCTTTTGAAGCTACATTCAGATTATCCATTGTTGTAGGTAATTTTTCTTTCAATGTTTTAGTTATTTCTCTTAAAGATGCAACAATATCTCTAATATCATTTTTATTATCTGATGTTATTTGATCAAGATTATCTGCTACTTTATCCATTTTTTCAATTAAAGAAGGTAATGTTTCTTTTAAAGATGCTGTTATCTGTTGAATATTATCAACTGTTTTCTTTATATTTTTTCTATTTTCTGCTACTAAATATTTTGTTTCAACTGCTAAACTATCTATATCTTCTATTAGTTTTTGAAGTCTCCCGTTTCCTATTGCTTGGTTAATATTATCTACAAGCTGTGAGACTTTATTGAATGCTTCATCTGTTGAACCATAAGTAGTTCCATACTGGATTATTCCGCCTTTTGATAAAACTCCATATTCAGGACTACCTGGTTCTATATAAATATATTTATCCCCCATAAGCCCAAGCATCTTTATATAAGCTTTTGCATTTTGATATAAAGTTATATCTTTCATAAAACCTATTTTTACTTTTACTTTATTACCTTCTATAGTAATATCATCTACTTTTCCAGCTTTTACACCTTTTACAACTACATCTGCCCCTTTTGAGAGGCCGCTAACATCATCAAAATATATATAATAATTAGCTACTGATTTACTAAATCCATTAGATTCAAAAGTAATTATTAAATATCCTGCTAAAACTGCTGTTAAAAGAACAAAAAGCCCTACTTTTATTGCTATAGTATTCATTATTTTTCTATTATAGTTTCTTCAACTTTCATTCCAAAGTGTCTGCCGGCTTCTTCTACATAGCCTAAAATCTCATCTCCAATTTTTAAATCTACAACAGAAACCAAAGAACCATCTGATTTAACTAAT comes from Hydrogenothermus marinus and encodes:
- a CDS encoding tetratricopeptide repeat protein, giving the protein MIKKAVLFSSIIFLTTSCVQDKTVITLQNQIIEIKKEVKQLKKHQLQLESKTDDLANKLDEVSNKATKNELEIQKLKLSYKPPKNPPLEGQEKVKTPQNSEDIYDKALDLYYEGKLEEAKKELKRFLNTSSKDSKYYDNALFWLGQIYYTEGQYDKAINTFENLINECETGQLKDCNKIPDTLLKLAYSYLKIGEKEKAIKYLKQLLDKYPDSDQAKIAKKKLEVLDESL
- a CDS encoding isoprenyl transferase — protein: MNLYKIPNHIAIIMDGNGRWAKRRGLPRYIGHREGAKAVERVIDYALEFGIKYLTLFAFSTENWERPKEEVEAIMSLLIEYINKKVPYLIERDIRLRFVGRREDLPDMILNTVEEGERLTKNGKKMQLVIALNYSGRAEIVDAVNKAIKEGKEITEEDFPKFLYLPDLPDPDLLIRTSGEQRISNFLLWQIAYSEFYFTEVLWPDFDKEEFLKALYEYQNRERRFGKVSTQ
- a CDS encoding phosphatidate cytidylyltransferase, which gives rise to MSNLIKRVISAIVLGAIAILGVLYLNKIIFFIIVSIVSALAGWEIANLISKKIGNINSIFFSFIAFISSLSLFFISPFLSILIIFIYGFYIANKYWNIDLLAYITFGLVYSSFFISSLGFLFEIDRYILFILFATVWAGDSLAYFIGKNFGKHKLAPKLSPKKTIEGAIGSTVGSLFFGGLTAYYFNHLEAIIPIFIGAILMQIGDLFESFIKRQVGVKDSSNIIPGHGGILDRIDGLIFASVTFLIFYQIY
- a CDS encoding Crp/Fnr family transcriptional regulator, with protein sequence MEKQMDKIEFLKQIYLFEGLKDEEIKEISKYFYEEDYKKGDYIFFEGDENPGIYIVVDGIIKLTKETADGKTVILRLATPKEVFGWLVLGESKPESTYTAQALVDSKVLHISNTDFLRLLTKYPAIAVKITCDASKKLLEAYERLKSLAAEKVEGRIASLLLDLSKKIGKEKDGHLIIEAPITRQDIAEMAGTTVETAIRVISKWKKEGIVNTERGKIEILDVDYLEDLIL
- a CDS encoding MlaD family protein, with the protein product MNTIAIKVGLFVLLTAVLAGYLIITFESNGFSKSVANYYIYFDDVSGLSKGADVVVKGVKAGKVDDITIEGNKVKVKIGFMKDITLYQNAKAYIKMLGLMGDKYIYIEPGSPEYGVLSKGGIIQYGTTYGSTDEAFNKVSQLVDNINQAIGNGRLQKLIEDIDSLAVETKYLVAENRKNIKKTVDNIQQITASLKETLPSLIEKMDKVADNLDQITSDNKNDIRDIVASLREITKTLKEKLPTTMDNLNVASKEAKDILGENKDNIRKSLENIKKATEKLDKILAKIDKGKGTVGKLVNDDSLYNNVNEGVKSISKPFKIIDESNLEISMYGEHHTGNKDDKAGISVSLFPKNDRYIYVGLLSNSNGSISEINEYTQNGTTKRETKKDYGILFDIQYARRLWETKYGNLWVRAGLKENTGAGGLDWWFTKNFRITTDLYKFNREYETYGTDKPEFDAGIYYKFGKTPFFVKFGGSDLIAEKNRGFYIGGGLQFTDNYLKYMLGALGGTKP